The Halorientalis sp. IM1011 genome window below encodes:
- a CDS encoding protein kinase — protein sequence MAEPRDDASAEIAAAVHAVLDDPAAGRTRLPTLLAALERADRHDRLSAAWALTLVATADADMVQPIARRLADRLAADAEQPETRHALGYLHGRYPERVDAVLEELAEEAEERERRRRYRELSRGFARSDYVGQGETNRDVGRTKMPGEATASGPRRVYHEEGEAIGGPPDDTRDDPRDRLDDESDDEDPGSEAAGNEDGGGGNGADAEGDDADDTRSSAARRREREAELEAVADAVDIEDIAAASRFDELQIVSRGIEGRFATVYRTRAVLDDAEDGVALSVFDPPEDEDGFAADVTAQLRNWGVVSDHDGVVTLYDWGTEPSLWMATGFTAEPLYDRLDLSIDEAVWNGRQVAEAVAAIHHRGVVHAGLDPYSVVYSGTTIADRQRPLVSNVGLLSAMRSYVDPSSLLDPRFAAPEYFDRGYGDVDHATDIYQLGAVVYYLVTGRPPFQGTYDEVRTGVLESTPPRPSAINPEIPAWVDEVLRTAMAKQKLTRYETATQVARELKRGVDG from the coding sequence ATGGCAGAGCCACGGGACGACGCGTCGGCGGAGATCGCGGCCGCCGTGCACGCAGTGCTCGACGATCCGGCCGCGGGGCGGACGCGACTCCCGACGCTGCTCGCCGCGCTCGAACGGGCGGATCGGCACGATCGGCTCTCGGCGGCCTGGGCACTGACGCTCGTGGCGACGGCCGACGCGGACATGGTCCAGCCGATCGCCAGACGGCTCGCCGACCGACTGGCGGCCGACGCCGAGCAACCCGAGACCCGGCACGCACTCGGCTATCTCCACGGGCGCTACCCCGAACGCGTCGACGCCGTCCTCGAAGAACTGGCCGAGGAGGCCGAGGAACGAGAGCGCCGTCGACGCTACCGGGAACTCTCACGGGGGTTCGCCCGGAGCGACTACGTGGGACAGGGCGAGACGAACCGCGACGTGGGCCGGACCAAGATGCCCGGGGAAGCCACCGCGTCTGGCCCCCGACGCGTCTACCACGAGGAGGGCGAGGCCATCGGCGGCCCGCCCGACGACACCCGCGACGACCCCCGGGACCGCCTCGACGACGAATCTGACGACGAGGATCCCGGGAGCGAAGCGGCCGGTAACGAAGACGGGGGTGGTGGGAACGGAGCCGATGCCGAGGGCGACGACGCAGACGACACTCGGTCGTCGGCCGCCCGGCGACGCGAACGGGAAGCCGAACTCGAGGCGGTGGCCGATGCCGTCGACATCGAGGATATCGCCGCGGCCAGTCGGTTCGACGAGCTACAGATCGTCTCACGCGGGATCGAGGGCCGGTTCGCGACCGTCTATCGGACACGGGCGGTCCTCGACGACGCCGAGGACGGCGTGGCGCTTTCGGTGTTCGATCCCCCCGAGGACGAGGACGGATTCGCGGCCGACGTGACCGCACAGCTCCGCAACTGGGGGGTGGTGTCCGACCACGACGGCGTGGTCACGCTCTACGACTGGGGGACCGAGCCCTCGCTGTGGATGGCAACGGGGTTCACCGCCGAGCCGCTGTACGACCGGCTCGATCTCTCCATCGACGAGGCGGTCTGGAACGGCCGTCAGGTCGCCGAGGCGGTCGCTGCGATCCACCACCGCGGGGTCGTCCACGCCGGTCTCGATCCGTACAGCGTCGTCTACAGCGGGACGACCATCGCCGACCGGCAGCGCCCGCTGGTGTCGAACGTCGGGCTGTTGTCCGCGATGCGGAGCTACGTCGACCCGTCGTCGCTGCTCGACCCGCGCTTCGCAGCGCCCGAGTACTTCGACCGCGGCTACGGCGACGTGGATCACGCCACGGACATCTACCAGCTGGGGGCCGTCGTCTACTACCTCGTCACCGGTCGACCGCCGTTCCAGGGTACCTACGACGAGGTCCGGACGGGGGTCCTCGAATCGACGCCGCCGCGCCCGTCGGCGATCAACCCCGAGATTCCGGCGTGGGTCGACGAGGTGCTCCGGACCGCGATGGCCAAACAGAAGCTCACCCGGTACGAGACGGCGACGCAGGTCGCGCGGGAACTAAAGCGGGGGGTCGACGGGTGA
- a CDS encoding glycerophosphodiester phosphodiesterase, producing MRCIAHRGFAETYPENTVEAIRSAADHTDVIEIDVRRSGSDDLVVIHDETVDRVTGYSGRVGDLSTDELAALDVLDAGEGVPTFASVLDATPDGVELVLDLKEGGLAADALAQARDAGVEILVSSFSVDILDEASDAGADRLAYLAAEGDEQGMLNVARDLGCTAIHPHWQLCVDEFVDRAHDAGLDVHAWTVPSRHDAEALSNVGVDGVIVDRPAVCEE from the coding sequence GTGCGCTGCATTGCCCACAGGGGGTTCGCCGAGACCTACCCGGAGAACACGGTCGAGGCGATCCGATCGGCGGCCGACCACACCGACGTGATCGAGATCGACGTGCGCCGGTCGGGTTCGGACGATCTGGTGGTGATCCACGACGAGACCGTCGACCGGGTCACCGGCTATAGCGGCCGCGTCGGCGACCTGTCGACCGACGAACTGGCCGCGCTGGACGTACTCGACGCCGGCGAGGGCGTCCCGACGTTCGCGTCGGTGCTCGACGCCACCCCCGACGGCGTGGAACTCGTTCTGGACCTCAAGGAGGGCGGCCTCGCGGCCGACGCGCTCGCACAGGCCCGTGACGCCGGTGTCGAGATCCTCGTCTCCTCGTTCTCGGTCGATATACTCGACGAGGCCAGCGACGCCGGCGCGGACCGACTCGCCTACCTCGCCGCGGAGGGCGACGAACAGGGGATGCTCAACGTGGCCCGTGATCTCGGCTGTACGGCGATCCATCCCCACTGGCAACTCTGTGTCGACGAGTTCGTCGACCGCGCCCACGACGCGGGCCTCGACGTCCACGCCTGGACAGTTCCCTCCAGACACGACGCCGAGGCGCTCTCCAACGTCGGCGTCGACGGCGTCATCGTGGATCGGCCCGCTGTCTGTGAGGAGTGA
- a CDS encoding SDR family oxidoreductase: MTVEFDFDGATVLVTGAGGTLGSAVIEAFHEAGADVCGADIVGPDSEDFHADPDPVCHHQADFSAEEEVAETIEAVVDENGGLDYLCNVAGTWRGGDPIEETDAEDFDFLFDVNLKTMFLASKHALPHLQDSEGAIVSVSARSSLEGGEGDGVYRASKAGVRLLTETIAEENRGTVRANAVMPSVIDTPMNREMMPDADHDEWVDPADIAQTVLALCSEATSVTSGAAVPVYGEA, from the coding sequence ATGACAGTCGAGTTCGACTTCGACGGGGCGACCGTACTGGTGACGGGCGCGGGGGGTACGCTCGGCAGTGCGGTGATCGAGGCCTTCCACGAGGCCGGCGCGGACGTCTGCGGGGCCGACATCGTCGGCCCGGACAGCGAGGACTTCCACGCCGACCCCGATCCGGTCTGTCACCACCAGGCCGACTTCAGCGCCGAGGAGGAGGTCGCCGAGACGATCGAGGCCGTCGTCGACGAGAACGGTGGGCTGGACTACCTCTGTAACGTCGCGGGCACCTGGCGCGGCGGCGACCCCATCGAGGAGACCGACGCCGAGGACTTCGACTTCCTGTTCGACGTGAATCTCAAGACGATGTTCCTCGCGTCGAAACACGCCCTGCCCCACCTCCAGGACAGCGAGGGGGCCATCGTCTCGGTCTCCGCGCGGTCCTCACTGGAGGGTGGCGAGGGCGACGGCGTCTACCGCGCCAGCAAGGCCGGAGTCCGCCTGTTGACAGAGACAATCGCCGAGGAGAACCGCGGCACCGTCCGAGCGAACGCCGTCATGCCCAGCGTCATCGACACACCGATGAACCGGGAGATGATGCCCGACGCCGATCACGACGAGTGGGTCGACCCCGCCGACATCGCCCAGACCGTCCTGGCACTGTGTTCGGAGGCCACGAGCGTCACCAGCGGCGCGGCGGTGCCGGTGTACGGCGAGGCCTGA
- a CDS encoding helix-turn-helix domain-containing protein, which translates to MSERTKETQTGEERSPARERVESELLGDVLDFDRELGRLEAIASEVRFPILYLLAAEDGLSSGELADLTGRKQRDLYHHLDTLEETALVRKRTRDGSRFYELSALGDRLVEPLFETLRARADERQ; encoded by the coding sequence ATGAGCGAACGGACGAAAGAAACACAGACGGGCGAGGAGCGGTCGCCGGCCCGCGAGCGCGTCGAGTCGGAGCTACTGGGGGACGTGCTGGATTTCGACCGCGAACTCGGTCGGCTGGAGGCGATCGCCAGCGAGGTCCGGTTCCCCATCCTCTACCTGCTGGCCGCGGAGGACGGACTCAGTTCCGGGGAACTGGCCGACCTGACGGGTCGGAAACAGCGGGACCTCTACCACCACCTCGACACGCTCGAAGAGACGGCGCTGGTCCGCAAGCGGACCCGGGACGGGTCGCGGTTCTACGAGCTCTCGGCGCTGGGCGACCGGCTGGTCGAACCGCTGTTCGAGACACTCCGAGCGCGTGCGGACGAACGACAGTGA
- a CDS encoding sodium-dependent transporter produces MSKRETWATRVGFLVAAIGSAVGLGNLWQFPFKTAGNGGAAFVAFYLIAVLLIGFPAMLAEFVMGRRTNRNAVDAFTELGHRQWRILGAFAVVTGFWILSYYNVVGGWVLRYIVGSAQGAYFSAPAEYFGAVSAGPEAIAAQLVFLGIVVGIVALGIEDGIEKATKVMVPSIVVLLVMLALWAVTIDGAGAGYAYFLTPSLDAMVENASTAIPFAVGQAFFTLSLGMAIMITYSSYIGADDNLLFDGGTIVIVNTLIGILAGLVVFPILFANNIDPALEGGAGALFVAVASGFGGLPFGELIGVVFFAVVALAALSSAISLMEVTVAWANDNFDISRPVLAVGIGLALFVLGLPSAWDTAYLTWFDNMAYQLLLPLSVLLLVLFVGWVLAGDAVSELRQGAGSLGSFGPIWMWGLRIVVPLFVAATLVLGFQTMFLGEDPAFFAPF; encoded by the coding sequence ATGTCGAAACGAGAAACCTGGGCGACACGAGTCGGCTTTCTGGTAGCGGCGATCGGAAGCGCGGTCGGGCTGGGCAACCTCTGGCAGTTCCCGTTCAAGACGGCGGGTAACGGGGGCGCGGCGTTCGTCGCGTTCTACCTGATCGCCGTCCTGCTGATCGGGTTCCCGGCGATGCTGGCGGAGTTCGTGATGGGGCGGCGGACGAACCGCAACGCCGTCGACGCGTTCACCGAACTCGGCCACCGCCAGTGGCGGATTCTCGGCGCGTTCGCGGTCGTGACCGGGTTCTGGATCCTCTCGTACTACAACGTCGTCGGCGGCTGGGTGCTGCGATACATCGTCGGCAGCGCCCAGGGGGCGTACTTCAGTGCGCCGGCGGAGTACTTCGGCGCGGTCTCGGCCGGGCCGGAAGCCATCGCGGCACAACTGGTCTTCCTCGGCATCGTCGTCGGTATCGTCGCGCTCGGTATCGAGGACGGCATCGAGAAGGCGACGAAGGTGATGGTCCCGAGCATCGTCGTCCTGCTCGTGATGCTGGCGCTGTGGGCAGTGACTATCGACGGCGCGGGCGCTGGCTACGCGTATTTCCTGACCCCGAGTCTCGACGCGATGGTCGAGAACGCGAGCACGGCCATCCCCTTCGCGGTCGGACAGGCCTTCTTCACCCTCTCGCTGGGGATGGCGATCATGATCACCTACTCCTCCTATATCGGTGCCGACGACAACCTGCTGTTCGACGGCGGCACCATCGTGATCGTCAACACGCTCATCGGCATCCTCGCAGGGCTCGTCGTCTTCCCGATCCTGTTCGCCAACAACATCGATCCCGCCCTCGAGGGCGGTGCGGGCGCGCTGTTCGTCGCCGTCGCGTCCGGGTTCGGCGGACTGCCGTTCGGTGAACTGATCGGGGTCGTCTTCTTCGCCGTCGTGGCGCTCGCGGCGCTGTCCTCCGCGATCAGCCTGATGGAGGTCACGGTCGCCTGGGCCAACGACAACTTCGATATCTCGCGTCCGGTACTGGCCGTCGGGATCGGGCTCGCGCTGTTCGTCCTGGGGCTCCCCTCGGCCTGGGACACCGCCTACCTGACGTGGTTCGACAACATGGCCTACCAGCTGCTCCTGCCGCTGTCGGTGTTGCTGCTCGTGCTGTTCGTCGGCTGGGTGCTGGCCGGCGACGCCGTCTCGGAACTCCGGCAGGGTGCAGGCTCGCTCGGATCGTTCGGTCCGATCTGGATGTGGGGCCTCCGCATCGTCGTCCCGCTGTTCGTCGCGGCGACGCTCGTCCTCGGGTTCCAGACGATGTTCCTCGGCGAGGACCCCGCGTTCTTCGCACCGTTCTGA
- a CDS encoding sodium-dependent transporter has product MTRESWRTRIGFILAAVGSAVGIGNVWRFPWFTAENGGAAFLLLYLLFVLLVGVPGLLGEFVIGRRGRSDPIGAFSKLGGDNWRAMGSVALLASVVILSFYSVVGGWILQYLFGSVTGAYFGAPQQFFASIDYGLGAVAAHAVFLLVTAGVVYAGVDRGIEVATKIMVPGIVVLLAGLAVWASTLPDVAGGYEFYLSLDWGYLQANFVDVAGAAAGQALFTLSVGAGVMLTYASYLDEDRSLAADGTIISVLNTIVGLLAGLVIFPVLFSLGVPPGEGGPGALFISLAGAFASLPYSRLIGLAFFGVVALAALSSAISLFEVPVAYLVDEHEVSRPQATAGVGGVFLVTGSAAALSPALFTLLADNVANLALTVGLLGFLLFDGWVLGKAALEEYESGAGPLARALGRPWLVAIAVVLPVFLAFTLLSSLTGLAGISVPATWLLAGAALGVAGAIAVLRRPESAF; this is encoded by the coding sequence ATGACGAGAGAATCGTGGCGGACACGTATCGGCTTCATCCTGGCCGCCGTCGGCAGTGCCGTCGGTATCGGGAACGTCTGGCGATTCCCGTGGTTCACCGCCGAGAACGGCGGCGCGGCCTTCCTCTTACTCTACCTCCTGTTCGTCCTGCTGGTCGGCGTCCCCGGCCTGCTCGGCGAGTTCGTGATCGGCCGTCGCGGACGGAGCGACCCCATCGGAGCGTTCTCGAAACTCGGTGGGGACAACTGGCGAGCGATGGGCAGCGTCGCCCTGCTCGCCTCGGTCGTCATCCTCTCCTTTTACTCCGTCGTGGGCGGCTGGATCCTGCAGTACCTGTTCGGTAGTGTCACGGGCGCGTACTTCGGGGCGCCACAGCAGTTCTTCGCGTCCATCGACTACGGCCTCGGCGCGGTCGCGGCCCACGCCGTCTTCCTGCTCGTGACGGCGGGCGTCGTCTACGCCGGCGTCGACCGCGGGATCGAGGTGGCGACGAAGATCATGGTCCCCGGCATCGTCGTCCTGCTCGCCGGACTGGCCGTCTGGGCGAGTACGCTCCCGGACGTGGCCGGCGGCTACGAGTTCTACCTCTCGCTAGACTGGGGCTACCTGCAGGCGAACTTCGTCGACGTGGCCGGGGCCGCCGCCGGGCAGGCCCTGTTCACCCTCTCGGTCGGCGCGGGCGTCATGTTGACGTACGCCTCCTACCTCGACGAGGACCGTTCGCTGGCGGCCGACGGGACGATCATCTCCGTCCTCAACACGATCGTGGGGCTGCTCGCTGGACTGGTCATCTTCCCCGTCCTCTTCTCGCTGGGCGTCCCGCCCGGCGAGGGCGGCCCCGGCGCGCTGTTCATTAGCCTCGCCGGCGCGTTCGCGTCCCTGCCCTACAGCCGGCTGATCGGACTCGCCTTCTTCGGCGTGGTCGCGCTCGCGGCGCTGTCCTCGGCCATCTCGCTGTTCGAGGTGCCCGTCGCCTACCTCGTCGACGAACACGAGGTCTCCCGTCCGCAGGCGACCGCGGGCGTCGGCGGGGTCTTCCTCGTCACCGGGAGTGCCGCCGCCCTGTCGCCGGCCCTGTTCACCCTGCTGGCCGACAACGTGGCGAATCTGGCGCTCACGGTCGGCCTGCTCGGCTTCCTCCTGTTCGACGGCTGGGTGCTCGGGAAGGCAGCACTCGAAGAGTACGAGTCCGGGGCCGGGCCGCTGGCGCGGGCGCTCGGTCGGCCGTGGCTGGTCGCCATCGCCGTCGTGCTCCCGGTCTTCCTCGCGTTCACGCTGCTGTCGAGTCTGACCGGACTCGCCGGCATCTCGGTCCCCGCAACGTGGCTGCTCGCGGGAGCCGCCCTCGGCGTCGCCGGGGCCATCGCCGTCCTCCGGCGGCCCGAATCGGCGTTCTGA
- a CDS encoding uracil-DNA glycosylase family protein, whose product MDNVTNRPSNPFGMTYPCEPAVPGYGDANAHFHVVGDHPGVHGGADSGIPFTDHPTGERLQRALTAGGLLAATGTPPDVAGTFLSYLYPCADGDPDDADYARVEPQFDAELRAITAHVLLPVGARASRYVLETYTAHRVPDDLGSLHATELRSGGFLVVPVADPAEWADGAERRLVESLRELQRTDYRREADLGRFSAGESPYFVR is encoded by the coding sequence GTGGACAACGTCACGAATCGCCCGTCGAACCCGTTCGGCATGACCTACCCCTGCGAACCGGCCGTCCCCGGCTACGGCGACGCCAACGCCCACTTCCACGTCGTCGGCGACCACCCCGGCGTCCACGGCGGGGCCGACTCGGGCATCCCGTTCACCGACCACCCGACGGGCGAGCGACTCCAGCGCGCGCTCACAGCGGGGGGTCTGCTCGCGGCAACGGGGACACCCCCAGACGTCGCGGGTACATTCCTCTCGTATCTGTACCCCTGTGCCGACGGCGACCCGGACGACGCCGACTACGCCCGCGTGGAACCCCAGTTCGACGCCGAACTCCGGGCGATCACCGCCCACGTCCTCCTGCCCGTCGGCGCGCGGGCGTCCCGGTACGTCCTCGAAACGTACACCGCACACAGGGTGCCCGACGACCTCGGTTCGCTCCACGCAACGGAACTGCGCAGCGGCGGCTTTCTGGTCGTTCCCGTCGCCGATCCGGCGGAGTGGGCCGACGGGGCGGAGCGGCGACTGGTGGAGTCACTGCGGGAACTCCAGCGGACGGATTACCGGCGAGAGGCCGACCTCGGGCGGTTCAGCGCGGGCGAGTCGCCGTACTTCGTGCGCTGA
- the acs gene encoding acetate--CoA ligase, which yields MPSEDPAEQSTRASVDEAVDPPRSFVEQANVSDPGIYDEFADEWPDCWARAADLLSWSEPYDEVLGGAGPPFRWFDGGELNASYNCLDRHVENGRKNQVALTWEGRLGESRTYSYLELYREVNEFAAALRELGVEEDDVVTLYLPMIPELPVAMLACARIGAPHSVVFAGFSADALAERMDDADSEYLITCDGYYRRGAPVHQKSKADNAAIDLERDVTTVVVDRLGDGTPLTDGERDYEQLIATHRGETVEPVARDATDQLFLIYTSGTTGEPTGVRHTTGGYLSHVAWTSRAVLDIKPEDTYWCSADIGWITGHSYTVYGPLALGTTTMLYEGTPDHPEKDRVWELIERNAVDVFYTAPTAIRAFMKWGEKHPERHDLSSLRLLGTVGEPLNSRAWNWYREHIGAGECPVVDTWWQTETGGVMVSTLPGVDRMKPGAAGRPLPGIGAEVVDGEGDPVEPGESGYLVVTDPWPGMPLSMVDDEDWFAARRPSRPVLDDYDWAYFTEDGATVDEDGYVTLLGRVDDVLNVSGHRFGTMEIESAVADVTGVAEAAVVAGPHDLKGEAVYAYVSPAEGEDESELRQQVHEAVEAAISPIAVPDVVVFTPDLPKTRSGKVMRRLLESVAHDEDLGDTSALRNPEVVGELESALDDE from the coding sequence ATGCCCTCGGAGGATCCAGCGGAGCAGTCGACGCGAGCGTCAGTCGACGAGGCCGTCGACCCACCCCGGTCGTTCGTCGAACAGGCGAACGTCTCCGATCCGGGGATCTACGACGAGTTCGCGGACGAGTGGCCCGACTGCTGGGCGCGGGCCGCCGATCTGCTCTCCTGGTCCGAGCCCTACGACGAGGTGCTCGGCGGCGCGGGCCCGCCCTTCCGCTGGTTCGACGGCGGGGAACTCAACGCCTCCTACAACTGCCTCGACCGTCACGTCGAGAACGGCCGGAAGAATCAGGTCGCCCTGACGTGGGAGGGCCGACTCGGCGAGTCCCGCACCTACTCCTATCTGGAACTCTATCGCGAGGTCAACGAGTTCGCGGCCGCGCTACGGGAGCTGGGCGTCGAAGAGGACGACGTGGTCACCCTCTACCTGCCGATGATCCCCGAGCTTCCCGTCGCGATGTTGGCGTGTGCCCGTATCGGCGCGCCTCACTCGGTCGTGTTCGCGGGCTTTTCGGCGGACGCGCTGGCCGAACGGATGGACGACGCCGACTCGGAGTACCTGATCACCTGCGACGGCTACTACCGTCGGGGTGCGCCGGTCCACCAGAAGAGCAAGGCCGACAACGCCGCCATCGACCTCGAACGGGACGTGACGACGGTCGTCGTCGACCGCCTGGGCGACGGGACGCCGCTGACCGACGGGGAACGCGACTACGAGCAACTGATCGCCACGCACCGCGGCGAGACCGTCGAACCGGTGGCCCGCGACGCCACCGACCAGCTGTTCCTGATCTACACCTCCGGAACCACGGGCGAACCCACCGGCGTCCGCCACACCACCGGCGGCTACCTCTCCCACGTCGCCTGGACGAGTCGGGCAGTGTTAGACATCAAGCCCGAGGACACCTACTGGTGTTCGGCCGACATCGGCTGGATCACGGGCCACAGCTACACCGTCTACGGCCCGCTCGCGCTGGGGACGACGACGATGCTCTACGAGGGGACGCCCGACCACCCCGAGAAGGACCGCGTGTGGGAACTGATCGAGCGCAACGCGGTCGACGTGTTCTACACCGCGCCGACGGCCATCCGGGCGTTCATGAAGTGGGGCGAGAAACACCCGGAACGGCACGACCTCTCGAGCCTGCGCCTGCTCGGGACCGTCGGGGAACCCCTCAACTCTCGGGCCTGGAACTGGTATCGCGAACACATCGGTGCGGGCGAGTGCCCGGTGGTCGACACCTGGTGGCAGACCGAGACCGGCGGGGTGATGGTCTCCACACTTCCGGGTGTCGACCGGATGAAACCCGGTGCAGCGGGGCGACCGCTCCCCGGGATCGGTGCCGAGGTCGTCGACGGCGAGGGCGATCCGGTCGAGCCCGGCGAGTCGGGCTATCTGGTCGTCACTGACCCATGGCCGGGGATGCCGCTGTCGATGGTCGACGACGAGGACTGGTTCGCGGCCCGCAGACCGTCACGGCCGGTTCTGGACGACTACGACTGGGCCTACTTCACAGAGGACGGCGCGACCGTCGACGAGGACGGCTACGTGACCCTGCTCGGCCGGGTCGACGACGTGCTCAACGTCTCGGGGCATCGCTTCGGGACCATGGAGATCGAGAGCGCCGTCGCCGACGTGACCGGCGTCGCCGAGGCCGCCGTCGTCGCCGGCCCCCACGATCTGAAAGGCGAGGCGGTCTACGCCTACGTCAGCCCCGCGGAGGGCGAGGACGAATCGGAACTCCGCCAGCAGGTCCACGAGGCCGTGGAGGCAGCCATCAGCCCCATCGCCGTCCCCGACGTGGTCGTGTTCACGCCGGACCTCCCCAAGACCCGCTCGGGCAAGGTGATGCGCCGCCTGCTGGAGTCGGTCGCCCACGACGAGGACCTGGGGGACACCAGCGCGCTCCGTAACCCCGAGGTCGTCGGCGAACTCGAATCCGCCCTCGACGACGAGTGA
- a CDS encoding bacterio-opsin activator domain-containing protein — translation MCAAESGVEFELTPSAYRRLRRATETLRAELVVRLAGEVGLRPAEIARVRPGDVGIYERDGTDHYFLAVPDEDGGTARRAYLPPDVEHDLRQYARANDLNDEDRLVPVSPRRVQMLVAEAGERAAERTGDSRFQSVSSRTLREFFARQLLAEEGVDPHVVATVGGWGSLESVERFLPELDRADVAAAFERTSLVDGVGGDSARETAVGSRFDAAFERIRAAADALSTASTRDEIERRTCDRLVDGDPYAAAWIGRRRGGSIGVATQAGSGVELDGLSSEDGAVGEVLATDDVRTTDDVGSDPAFAAWREHADSNGYRAAAVVPVGNGETVDTVLGVGTTAPVTDRERALLSYLGRRLGQAITVVEQRRLLLADTVVELTFESGDPNSFFARLSAEHDCTVTLDGVVPGEEGALVYFVTLAGAGSERVLSWATDRAAIDDARLVRDYGDEALLELVVSGRDLATTLVDHGATVGEMEATNGTERVVGQVSAETDVRRLVADVTDAFPDTELITKRERDRPAETPTAFRASLRDSLTEKQSAVLQAAYHAGYFEWPRGSTAEELADAIGITSPTLHNHLRRAQQKLLTAFFTDDQRPGDPESPWDED, via the coding sequence ATGTGTGCCGCGGAGTCCGGCGTCGAGTTCGAGTTGACGCCGTCGGCGTACCGTCGGCTCCGGCGGGCGACAGAGACCTTGCGGGCGGAGCTGGTAGTCAGACTGGCAGGTGAGGTCGGACTCCGACCCGCCGAGATCGCGCGCGTACGGCCCGGTGACGTGGGGATCTACGAACGGGACGGCACCGACCACTACTTTCTCGCGGTGCCCGACGAGGACGGCGGGACGGCCCGTCGGGCGTACCTGCCGCCGGACGTGGAACACGACCTCCGGCAGTACGCCCGCGCGAACGACCTGAACGACGAGGATCGACTGGTACCGGTGTCGCCCCGGCGGGTACAGATGCTCGTCGCCGAGGCGGGCGAGCGCGCGGCGGAGCGCACGGGCGATTCCCGGTTCCAGTCGGTCTCCTCGCGGACGCTACGGGAGTTTTTCGCCCGGCAACTGCTCGCGGAGGAGGGCGTCGATCCCCACGTGGTCGCGACGGTCGGTGGGTGGGGGAGTCTGGAAAGCGTCGAACGGTTCCTGCCCGAACTGGACAGGGCGGACGTGGCGGCGGCGTTCGAGCGGACCTCGCTCGTGGACGGTGTCGGCGGTGACTCCGCCCGCGAGACGGCCGTCGGGTCCCGATTCGACGCCGCCTTCGAGCGGATTCGAGCCGCCGCCGACGCGTTGTCGACGGCGTCGACGCGGGACGAGATCGAACGCCGGACCTGTGACCGCCTCGTCGACGGCGATCCGTACGCCGCGGCGTGGATCGGCCGCCGGCGCGGCGGGTCGATCGGTGTCGCGACACAGGCCGGAAGTGGGGTCGAACTCGACGGCCTGTCGTCCGAAGACGGCGCTGTCGGGGAAGTCCTGGCGACGGACGACGTTCGGACGACCGACGACGTGGGGTCGGACCCGGCCTTCGCTGCGTGGCGTGAGCACGCCGACTCGAACGGATATCGAGCGGCAGCGGTCGTCCCGGTCGGGAACGGCGAGACGGTCGATACCGTCCTCGGTGTCGGGACGACGGCGCCGGTGACCGACCGCGAACGAGCGTTGCTGTCGTATCTGGGTCGGCGACTCGGGCAGGCGATCACCGTCGTCGAACAGCGTCGACTCCTGCTCGCCGACACCGTCGTCGAACTCACCTTCGAGAGCGGCGACCCGAACTCGTTTTTCGCCCGCCTGTCGGCCGAACACGACTGCACCGTGACGCTGGACGGCGTCGTCCCGGGCGAAGAGGGGGCGCTGGTGTACTTCGTGACGCTCGCGGGGGCCGGGTCCGAGCGGGTGCTCTCGTGGGCGACCGACCGCGCCGCGATCGACGACGCGCGACTGGTGCGCGATTACGGCGACGAGGCGCTGCTGGAACTGGTCGTGTCCGGCCGGGACCTGGCGACGACGCTGGTGGACCACGGAGCGACCGTCGGGGAGATGGAGGCCACGAACGGGACCGAACGCGTCGTCGGCCAGGTGTCGGCCGAGACCGACGTGCGACGACTGGTCGCGGACGTGACCGACGCGTTCCCCGATACCGAACTGATAACCAAACGCGAGCGCGACCGACCGGCGGAGACGCCGACGGCCTTCCGCGCGTCACTGCGCGACTCGCTCACGGAGAAACAGTCGGCGGTCCTGCAGGCCGCCTACCACGCCGGCTACTTCGAGTGGCCACGGGGCAGTACCGCCGAAGAACTGGCAGACGCCATCGGGATCACCTCACCGACGCTCCACAACCACCTCCGGCGCGCCCAGCAGAAACTCCTGACCGCCTTCTTCACCGACGACCAGCGACCGGGCGACCCCGAGTCGCCGTGGGACGAGGACTGA